The Algoriphagus halophilus sequence ATAAATCGCTGTGAACAAATAAAAGGAATACGCAATCCCGGGGATTGGGCTTACGGCATCTTCTGTCCTCAGAATTTCATAAATAATCCAAGGCTGTCTTCCTACTTCCGTCACGGTCCAGCCGGCTTCTACTGCGATAAATCCAAGCGGGGTAGCCAAAGCAAACAACCTGAGAAACCAATCCTTCTTCATCCATTCCTTCTTTTTCCAATTGGAAAAGAAAAATAACAGTCCCAGGCCCATCAACACCATACCCAAGCCTACCATAATTTGAAAAGCAAAGTGTGTCACCAGGACGGGAGGGTGATTTTCTTCTGGAAATTGATCCAAACCAATTACCTCTGATTCAAAATCTCCATGAGCCAAAAAGCTCAAAGCTCCCGGAATTTTCAAAGCATAATTTACTTCCTTAGCTTCCTCATCAGGAATCCCACCAATTATCAAAGAAGCCCCTTTTTCAGTTTCAAAATGAGCTTCCATTGCCGCCAATTTTGCAGGTTGTCTGACCGCAATATCCTTGGCCGATATATCGCCAGAAATAGGCTGAAGCAAGGCAGCAATCCCTCCAAAAACCAAAGCAATGCGGAAGGCTTTTCGATGGAATTCAATGTTTTTCTCTTTCAACATCATGTAGGCATGAATACCTGCTACTGCAAACCCAGTTGCTGTAAACGCAGCCAAGGT is a genomic window containing:
- a CDS encoding cytochrome ubiquinol oxidase subunit I, translating into MEDLFAARSQMALSLGFHIIFACIGMVMPFFMATSHYQYLKTGNPLYKDLTKAWSKGVAIFFVTGAVSGTMLSFELGLLWPKFMLHAGPIFGMPFSLEGTAFFIEAIALGFFLYGWGKFKPWFHWFTGVVVGISGLASGILVVAANGWMNSPTGFDFVNGEYLNIDPIQALFNDAWFSQSLHMTLAAFTATGFAVAGIHAYMMLKEKNIEFHRKAFRIALVFGGIAALLQPISGDISAKDIAVRQPAKLAAMEAHFETEKGASLIIGGIPDEEAKEVNYALKIPGALSFLAHGDFESEVIGLDQFPEENHPPVLVTHFAFQIMVGLGMVLMGLGLLFFFSNWKKKEWMKKDWFLRLFALATPLGFIAVEAGWTVTEVGRQPWIIYEILRTEDAVSPIPGIAYSFYLFTAIYVSLALVVTFLLIRQIKAVPSSLKGSGEMSSKSVISNS